One stretch of Euphorbia lathyris chromosome 7, ddEupLath1.1, whole genome shotgun sequence DNA includes these proteins:
- the LOC136201277 gene encoding eukaryotic translation initiation factor 3 subunit I-like produces the protein MRPILMKGHERPLTFLKYNREGDLLFSCAKDHTPTVWFADNGERLGTYRGHNGAVWCCDVSRDSMRLLTGSADQTAKLWDVQTGTQLYSFNFDSPVKSVDLAVGDRLAVITTDPFMELPSAIHVKHIARDPADQTGESVLVLKGPQGRINRAVWGPLNRTIISAGEDAIIRIWDAETGKLLKESDQEVGHKKTITSLSKYTDGSHFLTGSLDKSAKLWDTRTLTLIKTYKTERPVNAVTMSPLLDHVVLGGGQDASSVTTTDHRSGKFEAKFYDKILLEEIGGVKGHFGPINALAFNPDGKSFSSGGEDGYVRLHHFDPDYFNIKI, from the exons ATGAGGCCAATTTTGATGAAAGGCCACGAAAGGCCcttgacatttttaaagtataataGAGAAGGCGATCTATTGTTTTCATGCGCCAAGGACCACACTCCCACTGTTTGGTTCGCCGACAACGGCGAGCGTTTGGGTACCTACCGCGGCCACAACGGTGCTGTTTGGTGTTGCGATGTCTCAA GAGACTCTATGCGCCTTTTAACTGGGAGTGCAGACCAGACAGCAAAGCTGTGGGATGTTCAAACTGGGACTCAGTTATATTCTTTCAATTTTGATTCACCAGTGAAATCTGTAGATTTAGCTGTTGGAGATAGACTTGCTGTCATAACAACGGATCCTTTCATGGAGTTGCCCTCGGCAATTCATGTAAAGCACATTGCTAGAGATCCTGCTGACC AGACTGGTGAATCTGTGCTTGTTCTCAAGGGCCCGCAAGGAAGAATTAATAGAGCTGTTTGGGGACCCCTAAACAGGACTATCATAAGTGCTGGAGAAGATGCTATAATTCGTATATGGGATGCTGAG ACTGGAAAGCTTCTGAAAGAGTCAGATCAGGAAGTAGGGCATAAGAAGACAATAACATCACTCTCAAAGTATACTGATGGCTCACACTTCCTTACTGGTTCTTTAGATAAGTCTGCTAAG CTTTGGGACACCAGAACTTTGACTCTTATCAAGACTTATAAGACAGAACGTCCAGTCAATGCTGTTACGATGTCTCCACTACTTGATCAT GTTGTTCTTGGAGGTGGTCAGGATGCTTCATCTGTCACTACCACTGATCACCGTTCCGGCAAGTTTGAAGCAAAATTTTATGACAAG attcttcttgaagaaattgGAGGTGTGAAAGGCCATTTTGGACCTATAAATGCTTTGGCTTTCAATCCTGATGGGAAGAG CTTTTCGAGCGGCGGTGAAGATGGGTATGTGAGATTGCATCATTTTGATCCAGATTACTTTAACATCAAGATTTAG